The Balaenoptera musculus isolate JJ_BM4_2016_0621 chromosome 6, mBalMus1.pri.v3, whole genome shotgun sequence nucleotide sequence AGGCATAAATGTATGGTGGGCTGGTGCAACTCTGCCACAAATGGGCGTGTGCGTTTCAGTTCACCACAATCTTAACCACTGTCTTTCTATCCCTAAGTGGCCCCGGCTTAAGGTGTCTGTGGACAGAATGTGAGGAAGAAACATACAAAGAGATGGATTCTTCTTAGAATGAAAAAGAGATTTCCTTCagttggaagagagagagagacagaggtcaGCATGTCCCTGGGCAGAGGGTCTGTGTGCCTTACTTCCCTGTAATATCATCTAGGAAACTGCAAGGCCCTCAAGAGGAATGACTGCATGGCATGTCTTGGCAGATGGGATGATAGCCACCCTGACCCCACCCAAATTTCCTGTATTCCTCAGTGGGTCATAAAAGTGGTAGAGAGCTAATTTACTGAAGCAGCATATAGACTTCAACAGTGGAGAAAACTCAGCCACATTTTCTGGGGAAGGAGGACCAAATGGATGAATGCTTCCTTCCCTATCCCATACCACAGGACTGTGTAAATCCCTGGGATTAAGGActccaggaaggaggaaggctAACTCCCTCACTCCCCTGGTAGATTAGCTGCTAGGGGGTCTACACTAAGTCATTATATACAATAATGGATATGCGACAATTCTTGCACACCTGAGTTTATGGACTGACGTTCATACCCTCTACTCAGTTTTGCAATTTTCTAAATGAAGGTGCTGAGGAAGGCGGTGACCTTGTTCATTTCAGCTTTTTCTAGAAACTTTGCCCTCCACCTCCCAAACCTAAAGCAGCGCCTCCTATCCCAGCCCCATCCCTCCCACATaccacaaaaaagcaaacaaaagtcctAGCCCTGTCAGTTTACAAATCTTTTCAAACTGAGGTGGTTGACGCTGGCTGGTGTGATGGAAAGCCCCAGGACAGGCACTGTGTGTATTCCTGGCGCATCTCTTTTGCTCAaagatttgggaaaatatttttataagaaactggGTTAAATTAAGGAGTAAAAGGCaaaattcacatttcaaaaaaatgatgaaattccAGACTTTAAAGGAACTTTTTTCTCGCAGGAAGGGGACCTCCCTCTTTCAGAACCCCATGTGGATCTCCACTGGAGTTCTTCTGAGAAGAACACTTCTGTGGAAAAGTTGGAGCCGCGCTGGCTCTGCGCCCGGCCTGGCTCTGGGCCTCTCCCCTGGCTTGGGCTGAGGCTCCTCAGGGGTATCGCGTTCTTGTTAATATCTACTCACGTTTCTAAACTCAGCTTGTCAGCGCCTACACAACCTGAGAGGTATTGCCAGGTTCCAACTCGCTCTTTTCCCGAGGGGAAATAGAGAATCAGCAACTTAAAAGGACTTGCCTGGGAAGCATCTAGGCTTCCCAGGCCAAGGCTTCTCTCAGTGTCCTTGGCCGCCTCCATCCCTTAATCCTGCTTTAACCCTTGGCCCCTTGGTGTTTTGCAGAGAACCTCATGCCCCACGCACCCACCCCCGGCCCATAGTTCACCCTGCAATTCCATCCTTGGGGGCCCTTCCTCCCCCCTGGAGTATCTGGCGCCCATGGAGGTGCTTAGGAAAGTTTGGTGAATTAATGACCGCTGGTTCAAACAAATGCAACAGAGCCCAGTCCAGGGTCTGgtgaggatgggggtgaggggtgatTTACTCCGCCATCTCCCAGTGCAGCCCAGAGAGAGGGGCTAGGGTCCGCGTTGGAGGACTGGAAAGCGCCTCATGAAGCGTGCAGAAGCACCAACGCAAGTTGGCAGGGGTAGCCTCCTCTCGCCGCCCAAGGTTCTCCGGTGGGCGCGCAGCCGAGCCGCCTGGCTGGTGCAATCTCCCGCGCGCCTTGCATTGATCAAAATGGGTTGAAACAGTAAACGCGAGGAGGAGCAACTGCTCTCGAGTCTCGACTGGGGAGCACGACCAATGGGGATGCGAGCCCCGTTGCGCGAACCAATCAGCGCAGGGCCAGCGACAGCGCGGGCCAATGGGGGCGCCGGCTCGGCGCTGGAAGAAAGCACGGAGTCGGCGCCGGCTGCAGACTTGCGCTGCCCACGCGATCGGTCCTTTCCAGCAGACTCCCAGTTCCCGCTTCCGCACCATGGACTCCTTGATGCAGGTGGTCAACTTCGGGCCCGGGCCAGCCAAACTGCCGCGCTCGGTAAGTCCCCCCTAGCGCGCGCCGGCAGGGCGGTCCGGGCGGGAGCAGGCGCGTGGGTGGCTGTGCATCCCTGCCCGGGGCTCCCggatccccaccccctgcccggAGTTCCCCGAACGCTCTGCACTGGCGTGCACTCCCAGTTTACGATCTATCGTGGGTGGGCCTCTAGAACAATACATTAGGAAAGGACCTCGGCGAGGCTTGCTTGTGCAGCTGTCGCTGGCGCCGGCTACGGGTGCGCCGCGTGCAGAACTCGGCCGGCCGGGGAGTGCTGGCTCGCTGCGCTGCGCACCTGCAAACTCCGGCGCTGTGCCTTCAATCCGGCCGGGCCGGGGGCGCGGCGGAAAAGAAAAAGCTCTCAACTCTGCGTTCGCCTCGTCCCGCAGTGCTGCGAACCAAGCAGTGTTGAGTGGATGCGTGAATGGACACTGTGAATGAATGGTGAATGAGGATTGCGTTAACTGGAGGGAACTGCAAACTGGAGGCCCGCGCACGACCCCTCGGAAGCAGTGTTGCCTTTAGCCAGAACTTGGAAACATTGCTTttcagaaatgtaaatttaaaagccTTTAGTCCAGGCCAGGCTTTCCCTCCTTGTCTCTCAGATACCCCACCCGTCCCTAAagccttttttctcctctctgtttcacgcgtagattgtttttgtttttttcaactgGAGTGTCCCCTAAAGGCATTCTAATATTCAAATTCTGGTAGGCCTTGGGCTGCTAGCCCAGTTCGGTTCACTTTGTTCTGGAgcaaatgaatgactgaattctCCCCTGGGCCATTACCAGACCTTTCGAGTGCAAGTGGAACTTACTCCctgccttcccagcccccagccggGTTCCGGCTCCTCCCCTAACCTCCAAAACCCACTCCCTCCACAtccattctcccctcccaccGCCCAAGCTGTGAAGGAGGCCAAGTCTCTACTGTGCCTTGGACGCGCTGACCCCTGCCGCTgctgttacatttttatttttctaaccagGATGACTCTGATGATATGTTGTAGCAACATGGGGCATAGCCAAGTGCTTTACAATTATCTGCTGTTGAACTGAGTAGAATCTCCCTGGGACAGAGACTTCTCTGTGTTGTGATGAGAACAGAGAATCTTACAATTGTAGAAAGGAAAGGACATTTTGCTTTTCTGGGGGCAGCGCTCTTAGGAGCTGAGAGTACAGGGCTTCGTTTTTTCTTAGTTATTGCGGTCTGTTTTAGGTGAGATTCCCTGCCAGAGCTGTGCAAACGTTTCCTCTCCCTCACCgttttttccctctctgtgttTTGGAGTCTTCTGCGCATTTGTTTCCTGTGTAATTTGTTCTGCATTTATTATAAAGGCAGTTGTTATCAGTAGTAcaattacttattatttattttcctgggaGGATTTATGCCCTCCTATGTGCTCTCCAAGCTGGCGGTGGGGGGGCAGATGTTGCTATTTATGTGTCTTCTtgatttaattgaagtataaggATTAGAGAAGCTTTGCAAACTTTTTTTGACTGTaaccacaatgaaaaatatatttcacaaaatgAGCAAGTACCTGcacataattaaaacaaaaggcTTATGAAATATTTAGCCTAATGACTACAACATGCACAATTTTGTATTCTACTCTGCTCTGGTCTATTCTAGtccattaaaaaattagttaTGATCCACAAAAGTGGTTGCATTCttcagtttgaaaaaaataaactccacTGGATTAGAGGGGTATGCTTTTTGGgcagaagtttttaaaacttgttaTAATGATTTTGGTTATAAACTTTTATAGATGTCTTTTCAAGGAATACTATCTATGAGAGAAATACAGTCTGAACAGAAGTTCAAGGATGATTCTATCAGAGACAGATGTTTGTATTTACTAAAGACAAGGATTTGCCAAAAGTTTGTTTGATCAGCCATTGCTAATGTGTCCAACAAAAACGATGACAAATTCttgaacctctttttttttgtctcattctTTATTGTTAAAATGGTGTTTTTTCAGACAAGTTGCAATCCAGTTTagattatggttttttttttaattttaatttttcactgcattgggtcttcgttgctgcacacaggcttttctctagtttcagtgagcgggggctgctcttcgttgtggtgtgtgggcttctcattgcggtggcttctcttgttgcggagcacaggctccaggtgcctgggcttcagtagttgtggcatgagggctctgtaggtgtggcttgcaggctctagagcgcaggctcagtagttgtggcgcacgggcttagttgctccgcggcctgtgggatcttcccagaccagggctcgaacccgtgtcccctgcattggcaggcggattcttaaccactgagccaccagggaaggcctagaTTATGTTTTATGAGGTCTTTAGCCTGTATCTTTTAAGGGAACCTCCTTTGATGGCAGGATGCTTCTACAGAGGGTTTATCTCACCTATTTTGTGTACATTTTTAgagcatttctttctctctttttactttATGGCAGGTTGCTCATACACAAAGGTAGAGAGGGAATAATATAACTAAATTCATGGACCCATCCAAAATTTAACAACTAAGGACATTTTGCCAATCTTGTTTCAGCGCTCCCTCCCCCATaccctctttctccccttctgccCCTGGATAATTTTAAAGCCAATCACAGATATCATGTCATTTCACTTGTAAACAATGCAGCATGCATCTCTGATAAGGACTTTCTATTCTTCTTACTGAagtgtgtatatctatctatctatctatctatctacatctaTCTACGTATatctatgtagatatatatatgaaatatgtgtttttctttcagtgtgtagtaatttgcattttactcgcctttgggaaaaaaacaatGAGGCACCTCCCTAGCAAGTGAGCTAtatgtttgggggtgggggtagggaatGAGccttgcccccccaccccccgtttcCTGGCACTGGTAGATTGGCCGTAAGATGGGTCCCACCTGTCCAGTTGTCCTTGTAAGGCAGAACGTGGTTATGGGATTGCAGTGATCTTACAAGATGGGTCAAGGGGCTGGACAGGGCATACAGCTAAGTACCTCTGGAGCCACAGCTGAGATTCCTCACCTGCAAATTGGGGATGAGAATATCACCTTCAGGGCTGTTGTTGAGGGGAGAGATCAGTACATCAGTACCCCTGACGAACCTTAATTCACAGCAGGTGCTTCCTAATTCCTGCCCACTCCACCCATCCCAGCAGaccaaaaagatggaaaattgaGTTATCAGTTTAACTTGGgcctaattgatttttttgttgtccCCCAGAACTTTATGCTTTTTGTGCCTTTGCTGTCAGAGTGCAAATGCAATTGTGGAAGGGACATTTTTCTAGGGAATTAGACTTTTCCCAAAGATCTGAAGTTGACAGTTAAAGAATTGTTATCAGAAAACTTCCATACTTGATCTTTTTTTAAGTCCAAGTGAGTTTTTATCTCTAAGTAAATTCATGCCTTTGGAAAAACTGTGTTGTAGCATCAGTCACGTTGCATAATTTCACTCTCAACTTGAGAGTAAGTTGCATCATCGGGGCTCTGTGGGGAtagggggaggaaggggattgGCTGTGGGCAGGGACATAAGCTTCCTCACAGGCCTGGTGGGTGGATCCTCTCCCCTGTGCCTCCCCCACTGCAGTTTGTATGTCCAGAGCTGTGCACAGCATATTGAAAtcatcttaaattttcttttattttttttctaggtattgtCAGAGATACAAAAAGAGTTATTAGACTACAAAGGAGTTGGGATTAGTGTTCTTGGTAAGATTTACTTTTGGATTCTGTGAATGTCCAGGATTCAAAGGGAACCAATTAAAATGCATCATCAAGCCTAGAATTTCTACTGGGTCTTCCTGTAGGCCtttgtagatatatttttaaattttaataacttccATAGCATGTTTGATCGAAACAATTTTGAAAGCAacataaatgctggtgaggggtTTATATGTCTCAGCTTACTGTCGCATCATTGGTTTTTGCTATGCATAAGATCTGAGATCAAAAGATCCTGTACATTTGCATTAACAGTGcccaaacatttataaaattgctTCACAttcattttacagtttttgctGTTCTTAAACATGAACTCATTAATGTTTAAAAGTACACAAGCCTTTTTTTGAAGATCTTGCATGTTAATAATTTCATGAAGTTTCTTTGAgttctaaaatttacttttttttaaatttaattttctttttcttttttgatatttccAAAGGCTACAGACTATTAAGAGACTGTGGGTTTAACTGTGTGCTCATTGCTATTAAATTTTGTTCCTGTGGATCTGGCACATGCACCTAGATTTCTGTGAAGTGAGAGCACAGTGTGGAATTTTGTGCTGTTGTCCTAAGGGCAGCCTTTGCACACAATTCCTGTTTGTGAGAAAGATGTGAGTAATCAGAGACCAAAGGATAAATTAGTACATGGCTCATTCAGTGAATATTGCCACTTTTGAAAAATCATTCTGCTGTGACAATAAGGTTAAAATGTTTGCAGTTTGAAAATCAATTTGGATTTTCCCTTAATGTAAGTGTGGCCCACAATTTGAATGGAAAATAACTGACATTTCCCGTTGTTATTTGATTTGTAAATTTTGTAGTTACAGCTATAGTTAACTTTTGTTGCTTTGGTTTtgaactggaattttttttcttgtttatctttctttccaCAGAAATGAGCCACAGGTCATCAGATTTCTCTAAGATTATTAGCAACACGGAGAACCTTGTGCGGGAATTattgtaagtttaaaattttaaagacaaaattgtGTTATTCTTGTTTGGTAATCCATATACGTGGGTGTCTGTTGCATTATTTTCTAGACTCTGCTGTGTGTTCAGAATATTCTATTCTTACAAATAATCTTGTTAAGATTCTCCCAAATTCACTAGATCAGTACataatgctttttatttgttcCTCATCCTggatttgtatgtttatttttattttatgtggttTTTCCAAAGATTTGAAATCATTGTATCTGGGAAAGATATTTTTAGCACTGTGGAAGTTAAACTGGCTTAAAAGGGATTTAAATGACAAAGAAGTGGTCATCTTTGTCAGCATAATTAACTATAACTTAGTTCACTGGCTCTTAAAGTATTGCCTCATACAACCTGTCAGAATCAACTCGTGGGGGAAGTATTAAAAAGTTCAAGTGCTGGGTCCCATCCAGACCTGTTGAATCAGAGCCTTTGtagaaacttcatttttttttttttttttgaaacttcatTTTTAACGGGCTCTTTGGGCAATTTTAAGGGTTCTGAACTCTGGGAACTGCTTCTCAAATGAACTGTCCTAGTTATCTGCACTGCTTTTCTTACCCAGAGGAAACTGTGTTCTTAAATAGATTGCTGCTTAAAGGAGAGGCTTTATATAGTATATGAATATATTCACATAGACATATGAATACGGTCatcttgaaaaaaaaacattgttttttttgttttgtttttttctgctcaCAAAACTAGTGAATGTTCATGGTGGAAagtttagggaaaaaagaaactcaCAAAATCAACCATAATTATCCATAACCCCACCAGTCAGGGGTAATCACTGTTAACGTTTTAGGGTCCATCCttgcattatttcattaacaAAATTGGAATTATACTAATTATTTAATAACCTTCCCTTTAAATTGCATTGATAAAATGCTTCAGATGGGGCGGGCTTGGTGACATTTTTGTGAGGAGCCCTCAAAACCCATGCTAATGTCCGTGTTTGGAGCTGGTAATCATCTGCTTGGCTTAGCATGCCAGGGCTGCCTGCTGGGTCCCTGTCATGTTCACAGAACAATCGCATCCTTCATGGGGTGGGTACTTGGAATGTTGGCGCAAGAGATGTGGCATTTGACCCACACGCCTGTGAGCCTTTCCAGCTTGAACTTCTGGTTCAATTTATGGGCCGATTTCTTTGTACCCCTGTACCTAGACCTCTGTCTGGTGTCCTTCCATCCAGTTCTTGGCCTTGTTCACTGCCCTGCATCTGAATAACATAAACCAGGAACGCTGCCTTGGGCTGCCATCCTCCCAGCTGCTGAGAACCTCATGGTTAGAGTCTCCTGAGACCTGTCTGCGTGCTTTGCTAGCCTCCTGAGCCCTGGATATAGGCAGGCACGGTTCAAAACCAGATATATGCACACCATCCCTCGTGTTGGCGAGACCAAGACCCTCTCACATTGCCCTGCCCTTTGGTGCTTTCCTTACACCTCTGTGCTGGAGCTCTGTCCCTTGGCCGTCTGTGTAACCTGTTCCCAAGCTCTGACATTGCTCAAAGGCTTGGGTCCAGTTTCCCTGGCTTGAGCTGGCCTTACCCTACTGCCTGTAGCCATGCCAATCATCATCTTAATTTTCCATGTTGCAATCAAATATTTTTGCTGTTAATCTTGATATATATTGGGTAGGTGATACATGCTTAGGTCTAAAGGATTATCAAAGATCCTCTACAGTGTCCACCTGGTTCATAGCATGGACCAGCACATATATACTTTTAGgacttttggttgcaagtgacagaagccCAACTCTTGGCttacgcaaaaaaaaaaaaagaaaggaatgtatTATCTCATATAACAGAAAAGTGCAGGAGTGATTTAGGAGCTCACATGATGTCAGGAAGgtctttttctccatctcctggctctgcttttttgtgtgttggCTTCACCAGATGGCCACCAGTGGTTGCAGGTTTAGCTCCTACGAGTTCTTTCTTTCCCTCAATAGAAACAGCTCCTTTTTTCTAGAAGTCTGGATCCAGGTCTCAGAACCAAACCCCACTGGCCAGCTTGGGTCACGTGCTCATCCCCTGGAGCTGGGATTGGCCACCCTTGAAGCAGGTGGACCGAGAGTGGCAGCCGGTGCTTCCCTAAAGGAACAGCAGGGTGTTACTAGCTCTGTCCAAAGAGTAACCATAAGCTTCCACCACAGGGCCCAGTAAAATATCTGTGCACAGAACTGAGTAGATAAATGACTGGGTTggggaaggcagagatggggctTGACCATCGTTCTTGTAGTGTATCCACCCCAGGGTAAAGTGCTGGAAGAGCATCACTCATTCTCAATTTTTGACCCTGTTTACTGTCACCTCTGCTTCTGCCCAGAGCCATTCCAGACAACTACAAGGTGATTTTTGTACAAGGAGGTGGGTGTGGCCAGTTCAGTGCTGTCCCCTTAAACCTGATTGGCCTGAAAGCAGGAAGGTGTGCCGACTATGTGGTGACGGGATCCTGGTCAGCTAAGGCCGCAGAAGAAGCCAAGAAGTTTGGAACTGTGAATATTGTCCACCCCAAACTTGGGAGTTACACGAGTAAGTGCTGGGAGCTGAGCTGGACAGTGAAATGCTGGCTGGCAGGTGGTCCCTCCTCAGCTAGCAGgtcacccctgccccaggcaaTTCTTTCGTCCCCTTGTCTGTAGTTAGTTTGATACCATTTAGATTGGCTGCCTGTTCCTGTTAAGATTACTAACTGGCTGCTGCAGAAAGAGTATGCCTAGGCTGCTGACTTAGCTGCAAAGCCCAGGGGCTGGTTTGGCTTTAGGTATGGCTTGATCAAGGGCCGCCAACAGTGTCTCCCGGTTCTGGTGTCTTTCCCTGTCTCCGCCACAGTCAGGAAAGCTGCCCCCTCCTTTTTAGAAGATGGCTGCAGCTGCTCCTGACCTTATATTCTCCCACGTTTCAATGCCTTTGCTCATGCATTTCCAGTAACAGTCTCATGTCTCCTGTGTCCCATTCTGTATCAGTTAAGCGGCCTTGCCTGAGTTGCATTGTACCTTCAAGGCTGTGGGTGGAATTGGTTCTACTGGAACTACATGGGCTGAGAGTCGCGGAGGCTGACGCCCACAGGAAACTGTCAGTGGACATAGGATGGATGGATACTGGgcaacaaggaaaaaacccaaataccacgccattctttttttttttttttttttttttttaatttttatttgtttattttttatttatggctgtgttgggtcttcgtttctgtgcgagggctttctctagttgtggcaagtgggggtcactcttcatcgcggtgcgcgggcctctcattatcgcggcctctcttgttgtggagcacaggctccagacgcgcaggctcagtaattgtggctcacgggcctagttgctccgcggcatgtgggatcttcccagcccagggctcgaacccgtgtcccctgcgttggcaggcagattctcaaccactgcgccaccagggaagcccaccacgcCATTCTTGAAGACTATTTGCCCCCCATAACAGTCAAAGGGGTGGGATGGGTCATCCCTTTAGGCTGTTGGTGGTGATTGTAATGTAAGATGGATAGGGTGCTTTCACTTGTGAATGCTCTGGGATCTGTCTTCCCCTGCTAGGGGAGGGGTGTCATTCCTGGTTGCCTCCTATCTCCCTaaggaaagaggggaggaaaCGTGTGGAGTCCCCAACTTGTCTCCTGTGATAGAAATTCCAGATCCGAGCACCTGGAACCTCAGCCCGGACGCGTCCTATGTGTATTACTGCGCCAATGAGACCGTGCACGGAGTGGAGTTTGACTTTATCCCTGATGTCAACGGAGCAGTGTTGGTCTGCGACATGTCCTCAAACTTCCTGTCCAAGCCAGTGGATGTTTCCAAGGTAGAGTGTAAAAGAGGCCTGCGCCAgcggggggcagggcggggggaaCCAGCCTCTCGGTTTCTCTAAGGACATTTTAATATATACCAGAAAAGGGAAAGGCTGACAGTGTTGGTTGTCAGAATGTTTACGTCCTGACGTTCCCAGCCCTGTGTTAATCGTCGTCTCCCAGGGGTCCCACTTGAGTCCTTGGGGAATTCATCTGCCTCTGAGAGTGGCgcttagaaaattattttgtcaaCATCTTGGGAGTTACTTGCTGTCATCAAGGAAAGATGTGCTTTATCCAAGCTTAGGGGGCTATGAAGGAGCCCCACCTTGCTTTGTACCCAGCTCAGCTCCAAGAGCATGGACATGACATGTAGATTGCTGAGCAGCTCCCCAGGGTGGGCACTGGGAGGAGTGCCCCAGGTGCATGCCATGGGGGGTACGATAGCTgtaaggaatttaaaacaaactgaCTAAGAAGTAGTCTGCCTTTTAAaaagttgtggtaaaatatacttaCCATaactttaccattttaactatttttaagcgtacagtttagtggcattaagtacacacacactgttgtgcagccatcaccaccatccgtctccagaactttttcttcccaaactgaaactctgtccccattaaacaataaccgcagtcctccctccccccagcccctggcaaccaccatcctactttttTTTATTGGTCTCTGTGAATTCGACTGTTCTAGAtaacctcatgtaagtggaatcatgcaatatttgtccttttctgtctggcttatttcacttagcataatgtcctcagggttcacccatgtggtagcatgtcagaacttcatttctttttaaggctgagtaatattctgttgtatggatgtacacattttgtttatagcctgctttttattttcactcaCCATGCACTggcaattctaaacaatgtcaaCTATAAAATACTCCCTGTCGAGCCACACTGTTCCCCCCTCGTCCCACTTGGGATGCCCCTGAATTTTCCTACAGGTTTCATGGGGAGACATGGAAGAGGGTTCTACATCTTACACGAAAAAATTTCCCAGAGtatctttaaacatctttttttttctaaaatttcttctctctcagg carries:
- the LOC118896742 gene encoding phosphoserine aminotransferase, producing MDSLMQVVNFGPGPAKLPRSVLSEIQKELLDYKGVGISVLEMSHRSSDFSKIISNTENLVRELLAIPDNYKVIFVQGGGCGQFSAVPLNLIGLKAGRCADYVVTGSWSAKAAEEAKKFGTVNIVHPKLGSYTKIPDPSTWNLSPDASYVYYCANETVHGVEFDFIPDVNGAVLVCDMSSNFLSKPVDVSKFGVIFAGAQKNVGSAGVTVVIVRDDLLGFALRECPSVLDYKVQAGNNSLYNTPPCFSIYVMGLVLEWIKNNGGAAAMEKLSSIKSQMIYDIVDNSQGFYVCPVEPQNRSRMNIPFRIGNTKGDDALEKRFLDKALELNMISLKGHRSVGGIRASLYNAVTIEDVQKLATFMKNFLEMHQL